One window of Bernardetia sp. ABR2-2B genomic DNA carries:
- a CDS encoding multicopper oxidase domain-containing protein, with translation MPAPTLFFTEGDTALIYVKNNTKGTVSFHWHGLLLPNAQDGVPLLTTELIQAGKTHIFKFPIIQNGTYWYHSHTMFQEQKGLYGGIAIAPKEPIKTKEKVIVLSDFTDQNPHNVLRLLKRHTDWYAIKRNAIQSYGKAIATGNLGAKAWLEWKRMPDMDLADVYYDAFLANGKVKEEIEDLKAGETIRLRVINGSASSHFWLHYAGGKMKVVAADGIDVEPVEVDKLLIATAETYDIEVTIPKNAKDANSEKYEFRATSWDRYKYTSVWLGDKSATQKAATDLPPLDYFALVNEMKDMMKMMPKMKMGKAPKNRMENGLYESTKAPTNYDILMEDMNRMGMKMGQEEKGMENEEMKMDSSKMDNMNHQNHDKMDMQEGKTHDASKEGMMMSKDDPKANRMKSMLKPMGVMMTGYKQLKKQNPDETIFDYTMLKSETSTKINEDQPVRVIHLYLGGNMLRYVWMINNTPLSEADKIKITKGETVRFVMHNTTMMSHPMHLHGHFFRVINGQDDFSPLKHTVNVAPMETTIIEFDAIEEKDWFFHCHLLYHMMSGMARVVSYTNSTPMITTNAGYRRFASEDKNWYLMANARVQSNGLWADASIFNFRNEISIEGNTNYTNEIELNVKAMHYFGPKQFFIAYVGTELEQEETNIISEEQVLPDAKVKGLVGIRYFLPMHIWSDFRTDHEGNLQIELEREDFPLTKRWRANASLEYLINQDEFRYTVGTSYILGQYFGISANYDNRYGWGAGLQIMY, from the coding sequence ATTCCTGCACCTACTTTATTTTTTACAGAAGGCGATACAGCACTTATTTATGTCAAAAACAACACAAAAGGAACTGTTTCTTTTCATTGGCATGGATTACTTTTACCTAACGCACAGGACGGAGTTCCACTTCTTACAACCGAACTAATACAAGCAGGAAAAACGCATATTTTTAAGTTTCCAATTATTCAAAATGGAACATATTGGTATCATTCGCATACGATGTTCCAAGAGCAAAAAGGATTGTATGGAGGAATTGCTATTGCACCAAAAGAGCCAATCAAGACAAAAGAAAAGGTAATTGTTCTTTCAGATTTTACAGACCAAAATCCACATAATGTTCTTCGTCTTTTGAAGCGTCATACAGATTGGTATGCCATAAAAAGAAATGCCATTCAGAGTTATGGAAAAGCGATTGCAACAGGGAATTTGGGTGCAAAAGCATGGTTAGAATGGAAAAGAATGCCTGATATGGATTTGGCAGATGTCTATTATGATGCTTTCTTGGCAAATGGAAAAGTAAAAGAAGAAATAGAAGACCTTAAAGCTGGCGAAACAATTCGTCTTAGAGTAATTAATGGTTCAGCTTCTTCACATTTTTGGCTACATTATGCAGGAGGCAAAATGAAGGTTGTAGCTGCTGATGGAATAGATGTTGAGCCTGTTGAAGTAGATAAATTACTTATTGCAACGGCTGAAACGTATGATATTGAAGTTACAATTCCTAAAAATGCTAAAGATGCTAATTCGGAAAAATATGAATTTCGTGCTACTTCGTGGGATAGATACAAATATACTTCGGTTTGGTTAGGCGACAAATCTGCAACTCAAAAAGCTGCAACAGATTTACCTCCACTAGATTATTTTGCGCTAGTAAACGAAATGAAAGACATGATGAAAATGATGCCCAAAATGAAAATGGGTAAAGCTCCCAAAAATAGAATGGAAAATGGATTGTATGAAAGCACAAAAGCTCCCACAAATTATGATATTCTGATGGAAGACATGAATAGAATGGGAATGAAAATGGGACAGGAAGAAAAGGGAATGGAAAATGAAGAAATGAAAATGGATTCTTCAAAAATGGATAACATGAATCATCAAAATCATGATAAAATGGACATGCAAGAAGGAAAAACCCATGACGCTTCAAAGGAAGGAATGATGATGAGTAAAGATGATCCCAAAGCAAATAGGATGAAATCTATGCTCAAGCCAATGGGTGTAATGATGACAGGTTACAAACAGCTCAAAAAACAGAATCCTGATGAAACCATTTTTGATTACACGATGCTCAAATCAGAAACCTCGACAAAGATAAATGAAGACCAACCTGTAAGAGTTATTCATTTATATTTGGGTGGAAATATGTTGCGTTATGTTTGGATGATAAATAATACGCCACTTTCAGAAGCTGACAAAATCAAGATTACAAAAGGTGAAACGGTTCGTTTTGTTATGCACAATACAACCATGATGAGCCACCCCATGCACTTGCACGGACATTTTTTTAGAGTAATAAATGGACAAGATGATTTTTCTCCTCTTAAACATACTGTAAATGTTGCACCAATGGAAACCACAATTATAGAATTTGATGCGATTGAGGAAAAAGATTGGTTTTTTCATTGTCATCTACTTTATCACATGATGTCTGGAATGGCTAGAGTAGTCAGTTATACCAATTCTACGCCTATGATTACGACAAATGCAGGGTATAGAAGGTTTGCTAGTGAAGATAAAAACTGGTATTTGATGGCAAATGCAAGAGTGCAAAGTAATGGACTTTGGGCAGACGCAAGTATTTTTAATTTCCGAAATGAAATTAGTATTGAAGGAAATACAAACTATACTAATGAGATAGAATTGAATGTGAAAGCAATGCACTATTTTGGACCAAAACAGTTTTTTATAGCTTATGTAGGTACAGAATTAGAACAAGAAGAAACAAATATAATAAGTGAAGAACAGGTTTTGCCTGATGCAAAAGTAAAAGGGTTAGTCGGAATTCGTTATTTCTTACCGATGCACATTTGGTCAGATTTCAGAACTGACCATGAAGGAAATTTGCAAATCGAATTAGAACGAGAAGATTTTCCACTTACCAAACGCTGGAGAGCAAATGCAAGTCTAGAATATCTTATCAATCAAGATGAATTTAGATATACAGTAGGAACAAGTTATATTTTAGGACAATATTTTGGAATTTCTGCTAATTATGATAACCGTTATGGTTGGGGTGCAGGTTTACAAATTATGTACTAA
- a CDS encoding four-helix bundle copper-binding protein codes for MSNSKFQACIEACQQCFIDCQSCLYNMATKESMNDCPRCCIECVDSCQVAIKAMLNDSKWTKDYCRICAEICDWCAEQCGQHSGDHCKKCAESCRKCAEECRKMAA; via the coding sequence ATGTCTAACTCAAAATTTCAAGCGTGTATAGAAGCCTGTCAGCAATGTTTTATCGATTGTCAAAGCTGTTTGTACAATATGGCAACCAAAGAAAGTATGAATGATTGTCCTCGTTGTTGTATCGAATGTGTTGATTCGTGTCAAGTGGCTATCAAAGCAATGCTAAATGATAGCAAATGGACAAAAGACTATTGTAGAATTTGTGCAGAAATTTGTGATTGGTGTGCCGAGCAATGTGGACAACATAGTGGCGACCATTGTAAAAAATGTGCAGAATCATGTCGTAAATGTGCAGAAGAATGTCGTAAAATGGCAGCTTAA
- a CDS encoding DUF305 domain-containing protein produces MESNKKYLKFFAMIATSIIAMFFLMYTHSYQVIDHFWFSETRLFMTMIMGGSMIIIMLLFMLNMYKNTKINVAILTFGVLLIVGSIWLVRSQVTVTGTDYMEGMIPHHSIAILTSERSQIKDIRVRKLANEIIKAQRREIMEMEWLINDIEENGIVETESERNKRPIPSFKGSLDKETREVAE; encoded by the coding sequence ATGGAAAGTAACAAGAAGTATTTAAAATTTTTTGCAATGATTGCCACTTCAATTATTGCTATGTTTTTTTTAATGTACACACACTCTTATCAAGTTATAGACCACTTTTGGTTTAGTGAAACCCGTCTTTTTATGACTATGATTATGGGAGGTTCTATGATTATTATCATGTTATTGTTTATGCTTAATATGTATAAAAACACAAAAATAAATGTAGCTATTCTAACCTTTGGTGTCCTTTTGATTGTAGGTTCGATATGGTTAGTAAGAAGTCAAGTAACCGTTACAGGTACTGACTATATGGAAGGAATGATTCCACATCATTCTATTGCTATTCTGACAAGTGAACGTTCACAAATAAAGGATATAAGAGTTAGAAAACTGGCTAATGAAATTATCAAAGCACAGCGAAGAGAAATTATGGAAATGGAATGGCTTATCAATGATATTGAAGAAAATGGAATAGTAGAAACTGAAAGCGAAAGAAACAAACGTCCAATTCCGTCCTTTAAAGGCTCACTTGATAAGGAAACTAGAGAAGTAGCCGAATAA
- a CDS encoding MauE/DoxX family redox-associated membrane protein, which produces MIVGFILGVSILVQYPFTDFSGMLLMRNFMAGFFIVFAFFKLLNLKGFAMSYKMYDVVAAKWKGWGLIYPFVELSLGIAYLINVFPFYVNLITVIVLGISSIGVIKSNLDNKKIKCACLGDVFNLPMSTVTIIEDVSMVVMALVMLFVV; this is translated from the coding sequence TTGATTGTCGGTTTTATTTTGGGAGTGAGTATTTTGGTTCAATACCCATTTACTGATTTTTCAGGAATGCTTTTGATGCGTAATTTTATGGCAGGTTTCTTTATTGTCTTTGCCTTTTTCAAACTTCTTAATCTAAAAGGTTTTGCCATGTCGTATAAAATGTATGACGTTGTGGCTGCCAAATGGAAAGGTTGGGGACTTATTTATCCGTTTGTCGAACTTTCTTTAGGAATTGCTTATTTGATAAATGTTTTTCCTTTTTATGTCAATCTAATTACTGTTATCGTTTTGGGAATTAGTAGTATTGGAGTAATAAAAAGTAATTTGGATAACAAAAAAATCAAATGTGCTTGTCTTGGAGATGTTTTTAATTTGCCGATGAGTACCGTTACCATTATTGAAGATGTTTCTATGGTAGTGATGGCTTTGGTAATGCTTTTTGTGGTTTAA
- a CDS encoding heavy metal-associated domain-containing protein, translated as MKTLEQIHIKEYKITGMTCKGCEANVKKTLEALPQIETAEISVENGEGKLYFKEDIPTTILQEKLSKIGNYKITEKVSVLNGNAKSMTTLEQIITKEYEITGMTCKGCEAKIKKALEAFPQIETAEISVENGEGKLYFKEDISTTILQEKLSKIGNYIITEKKSS; from the coding sequence ATGAAAACGCTAGAACAAATCCACATCAAAGAATATAAAATTACAGGAATGACCTGTAAAGGTTGCGAAGCTAACGTAAAAAAGACATTAGAAGCACTTCCACAAATAGAAACAGCAGAAATTAGTGTAGAAAATGGAGAAGGAAAGCTTTATTTCAAGGAAGATATTCCTACAACTATTTTACAAGAAAAATTATCTAAAATAGGAAATTATAAAATTACAGAAAAGGTAAGTGTATTAAACGGAAATGCTAAATCTATGACAACGCTAGAGCAAATAATAACAAAAGAATATGAAATTACTGGAATGACCTGCAAAGGCTGCGAAGCAAAAATAAAAAAGGCATTAGAAGCATTTCCACAAATAGAAACAGCAGAAATTAGTGTAGAAAATGGGGAAGGAAAGCTTTATTTCAAGGAAGATATTTCTACAACTATTTTACAAGAAAAATTATCTAAAATAGGAAATTATATTATTACAGAAAAAAAAAGCTCTTAA
- a CDS encoding transposase — translation MQKLESLYPEAEIITVVLDNLNTHNASSFYETFDVREAARLADRFNFVYTPKSASWLNMIEIEFSALSRQCLNRCISSISKLSNEVIAYFKERSKKAIKIDWQFSRETARKKLNKYYTKVNSEKKKLLLHGI, via the coding sequence ATGCAAAAATTAGAAAGTCTTTATCCAGAAGCAGAGATAATTACAGTAGTTTTAGATAATCTAAATACGCATAATGCGAGTTCATTTTACGAAACTTTTGATGTTAGAGAGGCAGCAAGATTAGCTGATAGATTTAACTTTGTTTATACTCCAAAATCAGCTTCTTGGTTAAATATGATCGAAATTGAATTCTCAGCATTGTCAAGACAATGTTTAAACAGATGTATTTCTTCAATTTCTAAACTATCAAATGAAGTGATTGCTTACTTCAAAGAACGTTCAAAAAAAGCTATCAAAATTGATTGGCAATTTAGCAGAGAAACGGCAAGAAAAAAATTGAATAAATACTATACAAAGGTAAATAGTGAAAAAAAAAAACTTTTGTTACACGGTATTTAA
- a CDS encoding efflux RND transporter permease subunit: MLSSIINYFLRNRLVTLLLLLGFVAWGIITAPFGWKVGALPSDPVPVDAIPDIGENQQIVFTQWSGRSPQDIEDQISYPLTTYLLGISGVKSIRSSSIFGFSSIYVIFDEDTEFYWSRSRILEKLSSLPIGLLPDGVQPALGPDATALGQVYWYTLEGRDKNGNPTGGWDLHEIRSVQDFYVKYGLNAVKGVSEVASIGGFVQEYQIDVNPDALKAYNIPLHKVMQAVQKSNKDVGAKTIEINQAEYLVRGLGYIKSTEDIEKAVVAVQENVPIRIKDIAVVSLGAATRRGLLDKDGAEVVGGVVVARYGANPLQVINEVKEKIKEISTGLPKKTLANGTESQLTIVPFYDRSTLIYETLGTLEEALLLEILISVLVVIVMVYNLRASLLISSLLPISVLMVFIAMRYFGVDANIVALSGIAIAIGTMVDLGIILSENIIKHLEEAPATQKLVDTIYNGASEVASAIVAAVSTTIVSFIPVFTMEAAEGKLFTPLAFTKTFALLAAMVVSLLILPTLAYYFFGIKFKTNKQSIIGNSVLVLIGIISLFYNLWWAGSMLICFGTLALLQILVKEKGFEFFEENDNEDNDTNTTQNTNQNKFLHYSKSTLRFLFEKSQLIVVLIGIIWLLAEYWLPLGALASFGSNFWFVTLLLVLILGSFILLEYFYTPILKWCLDNKITFLLLPSFLIVLGVTIWLGFSTVFGFVATGFEKVNIDIKTTSVWSSLTHTFTGIGKEFMPSLDEGSFLLMPTSMPHSGVEYNRKVIAQLDMMLTNIPEVDLTVGKAGRAETALDPAPISMYENIINYKSEYVLNEKGRKERFKFIQKLDTVTNEEIPFFITKTKDTLTNQQALERGISTSLLINDEDGKYFRNWRKNIKSPDDIWNEIIKVTKIPGVTSAPKLQPIETRLVMLQTGMRAPMGIKVYGPDLQTIQDFGLKLESILKNVPSVKSEAVFADRIVGKPYIHLKINRDQIARYGLSVEDVQQTIETAIGGMKITSTVEGRERFPVRVRYPRELRDDPESLNKILIPTPTGTQIPLSQVVDIEYLQGAQAIKSEETFLVGYVLFDKKDGYSEVTVVDDAQKAILAQIENGSLSVPAGVSYKFSGSYENQVRAEKRLSIIVPLVLGIVFLILYFQFRSVTTSLMVFTGIAMAFSGGFILLWLYGQDWFMNFEIFDTNMRTLFQMKTINLSVAVWVGFIALFGIATDDGVLMGTYLDQSFERNPTTTKKGIRAAVVEAGQRRIKPAVMTSATTIIALLPILTSTGRGSDIMIPMAIPSFGGMLVAVITYFIVPTLYSLREEWKVKKGN, from the coding sequence ATGCTTTCTTCCATCATTAATTATTTTCTTCGAAATAGATTAGTTACCCTTTTGTTACTGCTTGGTTTTGTGGCTTGGGGAATCATAACTGCGCCTTTTGGCTGGAAAGTAGGTGCTTTGCCTTCTGACCCTGTTCCTGTCGATGCCATTCCAGATATTGGAGAAAATCAACAAATTGTCTTTACACAATGGTCTGGACGCTCTCCACAAGACATTGAAGACCAAATTTCTTATCCTCTTACCACTTATTTATTAGGAATTTCGGGCGTAAAATCTATTCGAAGTTCTTCTATTTTTGGATTTTCTAGTATTTACGTCATTTTTGATGAAGATACAGAGTTTTATTGGTCTCGTTCTAGGATTTTGGAAAAACTAAGTTCGCTTCCTATCGGACTTTTGCCTGATGGCGTTCAACCTGCTTTAGGGCCCGATGCGACGGCTTTGGGGCAAGTCTATTGGTACACATTGGAAGGTAGAGATAAAAATGGAAATCCGACAGGAGGTTGGGATTTGCATGAGATTCGAAGTGTACAAGATTTTTATGTAAAATATGGATTAAATGCCGTAAAAGGCGTTTCAGAAGTTGCTTCTATTGGTGGTTTTGTGCAAGAATATCAAATTGATGTCAATCCTGATGCGCTAAAAGCCTACAATATTCCACTTCATAAAGTCATGCAAGCCGTCCAAAAATCGAATAAAGATGTAGGCGCAAAAACTATTGAAATCAATCAAGCAGAATATTTAGTGCGTGGTTTGGGTTACATAAAATCGACGGAAGATATTGAAAAAGCTGTCGTAGCTGTTCAAGAAAATGTACCGATTCGAATAAAAGATATTGCTGTTGTGAGTTTGGGAGCTGCTACTCGTCGTGGTTTGTTGGATAAAGATGGCGCAGAAGTCGTTGGTGGTGTTGTGGTGGCTCGTTATGGCGCAAATCCGTTGCAGGTAATCAATGAAGTAAAGGAAAAAATAAAGGAAATTTCGACAGGACTTCCCAAAAAAACACTCGCAAATGGTACAGAAAGTCAATTAACAATAGTTCCTTTTTATGACCGTTCGACGCTGATTTATGAAACTCTAGGCACATTGGAGGAAGCTCTTTTATTAGAAATTCTTATTTCTGTTTTGGTAGTGATTGTGATGGTTTATAACCTTCGTGCTTCTTTGTTGATTTCTAGTTTGCTACCGATTTCTGTTTTGATGGTTTTTATTGCGATGCGTTATTTTGGCGTTGATGCAAATATTGTGGCTCTTTCTGGAATTGCGATTGCGATTGGTACAATGGTGGATTTGGGAATTATTCTCTCCGAAAATATCATAAAGCATTTAGAAGAAGCTCCTGCAACGCAAAAATTAGTCGATACAATCTACAACGGAGCATCAGAAGTAGCGAGCGCAATCGTGGCAGCCGTTTCGACGACGATTGTTAGTTTTATTCCTGTTTTTACGATGGAAGCAGCCGAAGGGAAATTATTTACTCCTTTAGCTTTTACAAAAACCTTTGCTTTACTGGCTGCAATGGTCGTTTCTTTACTTATTCTACCAACTCTAGCCTATTACTTTTTTGGGATTAAATTTAAGACAAACAAACAATCTATCATCGGAAATTCTGTTCTTGTTTTGATAGGAATTATTTCTCTGTTCTACAATCTTTGGTGGGCAGGTTCGATGTTGATTTGTTTTGGAACTTTGGCTTTACTTCAAATTTTGGTAAAAGAAAAAGGATTTGAATTTTTTGAGGAAAATGATAATGAAGATAATGATACAAATACTACTCAAAATACGAATCAAAATAAATTTCTCCATTATTCAAAATCTACTCTTCGTTTTCTCTTCGAAAAATCTCAACTCATTGTCGTCTTGATAGGAATTATTTGGCTCTTGGCTGAATATTGGTTGCCTTTGGGTGCTTTGGCTAGTTTTGGTAGTAATTTTTGGTTTGTTACGTTGCTTCTTGTTCTGATTTTGGGAAGTTTTATTTTGCTAGAATATTTCTACACGCCTATTTTGAAATGGTGTTTGGATAACAAAATTACATTTTTACTTCTGCCTTCTTTTCTGATTGTTTTGGGTGTAACGATTTGGTTAGGATTTTCTACTGTTTTTGGGTTTGTGGCAACAGGTTTTGAAAAGGTTAATATTGATATAAAAACTACGTCTGTTTGGTCGTCGCTTACTCATACTTTTACAGGAATTGGAAAGGAATTTATGCCTTCTTTAGACGAGGGAAGTTTTTTATTAATGCCTACTTCAATGCCTCATTCTGGCGTAGAATACAACCGAAAAGTGATTGCTCAATTAGATATGATGCTCACAAATATTCCAGAAGTAGATTTGACAGTCGGAAAAGCAGGACGAGCAGAAACGGCTCTTGACCCTGCACCGATTTCGATGTACGAGAATATTATCAATTACAAATCTGAATATGTTTTGAATGAAAAAGGAAGAAAAGAACGCTTCAAATTTATTCAAAAATTAGATACTGTTACAAATGAAGAAATTCCATTTTTTATTACCAAAACAAAAGACACACTAACCAATCAACAAGCACTTGAAAGAGGAATTTCTACTTCTCTTTTGATAAATGATGAAGACGGAAAGTATTTTAGAAATTGGAGAAAAAATATAAAATCGCCTGACGATATTTGGAACGAAATAATAAAAGTAACCAAAATTCCAGGAGTTACTTCTGCGCCAAAATTACAGCCTATCGAAACTCGTTTGGTCATGTTACAGACAGGAATGCGTGCGCCAATGGGAATAAAAGTTTATGGACCAGACCTTCAAACGATTCAAGATTTTGGTTTAAAATTAGAAAGTATTCTTAAAAATGTTCCTTCTGTAAAGTCAGAAGCCGTTTTTGCTGATAGAATTGTAGGAAAACCGTATATCCATCTCAAAATAAATCGTGACCAAATTGCAAGATATGGACTTAGTGTAGAAGACGTACAACAAACCATTGAAACAGCTATTGGAGGAATGAAAATTACTTCTACTGTTGAAGGTCGTGAGCGTTTTCCTGTTCGTGTGCGCTATCCTCGTGAGCTTAGAGATGACCCTGAATCGCTCAATAAAATCCTTATTCCTACGCCAACAGGCACTCAAATTCCACTTTCGCAAGTCGTCGATATTGAATATTTACAGGGAGCGCAAGCCATCAAAAGTGAGGAAACTTTTTTGGTGGGTTATGTTCTCTTTGATAAAAAAGACGGTTATTCGGAAGTTACAGTAGTTGATGATGCTCAAAAAGCCATTTTAGCGCAAATTGAAAACGGTTCACTTTCTGTTCCTGCTGGTGTGAGTTACAAGTTTTCGGGAAGTTATGAAAATCAAGTCCGAGCCGAAAAACGCCTTTCTATTATTGTTCCTTTGGTTTTGGGGATTGTCTTTTTGATTCTCTATTTCCAATTTCGTTCAGTTACGACTTCGCTAATGGTTTTTACAGGAATTGCGATGGCATTTAGTGGAGGTTTTATTTTGCTTTGGCTCTACGGTCAAGATTGGTTTATGAATTTTGAGATTTTTGATACCAATATGCGAACACTTTTTCAGATGAAAACCATTAATCTAAGTGTTGCTGTTTGGGTCGGATTTATTGCTCTTTTCGGAATTGCAACCGATGATGGCGTACTGATGGGAACGTATTTAGACCAAAGTTTTGAGAGAAATCCGACCACGACAAAAAAGGGAATTCGTGCAGCCGTAGTGGAAGCAGGTCAGCGAAGAATAAAACCTGCCGTCATGACTTCTGCTACAACTATTATTGCACTTCTCCCAATTCTGACTTCTACTGGACGAGGTTCTGATATTATGATTCCGATGGCAATTCCTTCTTTTGGTGGAATGCTCGTTGCCGTAATTACTTATTTTATAGTTCCGACGCTTTATTCTTTGCGTGAAGAATGGAAGGTAAAAAAGGGAAATTAA
- a CDS encoding APC family permease, protein MKEEQENYKKDSLSLKGAIALGTGVMIGAGIFALLGQVAELSGTWFPYIFIIGAIISGFSSYSYIKVSDAYPSSGGIAMILMKAYGKTTLTASASVLMAFSMIINESLVARTFGSYTLQLFEVDNTNIWVPALGVGLLVFAYIINISGNKIIGKTSQFMAFIKIVGIIVFALGGLWAASFTFPDLIPSKIDNNSHSFPEYIGAIALSILAYKGFTTITNSGGEITNPHKNVGRSIIVSLVICTIIYFLVAIAVNSSLSISEIIKAKDYSLAQAARPAFGDYGLYFTVAIAIIATISGIIASIFAVSRMTAMLTKMNLIPHSHFGMSGSIQKHMLIYVVVIAITLTIFFDLSRIASIGAIFYLIMDMIVHWGVFKHLRKEVKAKGFILLSALLLDLIVLIAFLWVKATTDIFVVIVSIIGIALVFASEKWFLYWKKTEQNEGENKDM, encoded by the coding sequence ATGAAAGAAGAACAGGAAAATTATAAAAAAGACAGCCTGTCCCTTAAAGGTGCAATAGCTCTTGGAACTGGAGTAATGATTGGTGCAGGAATTTTTGCTCTTTTAGGACAAGTAGCAGAGTTATCTGGAACTTGGTTTCCTTATATTTTTATTATTGGAGCTATTATTTCTGGATTTAGTTCTTATTCTTACATCAAAGTTTCTGATGCGTATCCTTCTTCAGGAGGTATTGCAATGATTTTGATGAAAGCCTACGGAAAAACAACTCTAACTGCTTCTGCTTCTGTGTTAATGGCATTTTCTATGATAATAAATGAAAGTTTAGTAGCAAGAACATTTGGTTCTTATACTTTGCAACTATTTGAAGTTGATAACACAAATATATGGGTTCCTGCATTAGGAGTAGGTTTATTAGTGTTTGCTTATATTATTAATATCTCGGGAAATAAGATAATCGGAAAAACTTCTCAGTTTATGGCATTTATCAAAATTGTAGGAATTATAGTATTTGCTTTAGGAGGTTTATGGGCAGCAAGTTTTACCTTTCCAGACTTAATTCCAAGTAAAATTGATAATAATAGCCATTCTTTTCCTGAATATATAGGAGCGATTGCCTTGTCTATCTTAGCGTATAAGGGTTTTACGACCATTACTAATAGTGGAGGCGAAATTACTAATCCTCACAAAAACGTTGGTAGGTCAATTATTGTTTCATTAGTAATTTGTACAATTATTTATTTTTTAGTTGCCATTGCTGTCAATAGTAGTTTATCTATTTCTGAAATAATCAAAGCAAAAGATTATTCTTTAGCACAAGCAGCTAGACCTGCTTTTGGAGATTATGGACTTTATTTTACAGTAGCAATAGCAATTATAGCCACTATTTCAGGAATAATAGCTAGTATTTTTGCCGTTTCTCGTATGACAGCTATGCTTACTAAAATGAATTTGATACCACATAGTCATTTTGGAATGTCAGGAAGTATTCAAAAACACATGCTAATTTACGTTGTGGTCATTGCGATTACTCTAACTATTTTCTTTGACTTATCACGTATTGCCTCTATTGGAGCAATTTTTTATCTAATAATGGATATGATAGTTCATTGGGGCGTTTTTAAACATTTAAGAAAAGAGGTAAAGGCAAAGGGATTTATACTATTATCTGCATTATTACTTGATTTAATTGTATTAATAGCCTTTTTATGGGTCAAAGCTACTACTGATATTTTTGTAGTTATTGTTTCTATCATTGGAATAGCTCTAGTTTTTGCTAGTGAGAAATGGTTTTTGTATTGGAAAAAAACAGAACAAAATGAAGGAGAAAACAAAGACATGTAG